One window of Ralstonia pickettii DTP0602 genomic DNA carries:
- a CDS encoding cytochrome C translates to MNRIAKILGVLALAVPAAALSGLASAAEQAAAKADPAKGETLYTQGAPDRNVPACLSCHGAAGNSAAAANPKLAAQHPEYVHKQLADFKSKARNNAIMVPMASVLSDEEMRNIGAYLAKQSLKPATAKNKDTIEAGQKIYRGGIAAKGVPACAACHGPTGAGIPAQYPRIAGQWSEYTEAQLVAFRQGTRKNNPVMTTIAAKMSDAEIKAVADYVAGVR, encoded by the coding sequence ATGAACCGCATTGCGAAGATTCTGGGTGTCCTGGCTCTGGCCGTTCCTGCCGCCGCCCTTTCCGGACTGGCATCTGCCGCCGAGCAGGCCGCCGCGAAGGCTGACCCAGCCAAGGGTGAAACGCTGTACACGCAAGGTGCCCCTGATCGCAATGTGCCCGCCTGCCTGAGCTGCCACGGCGCCGCCGGCAACAGCGCTGCCGCTGCCAACCCCAAGCTGGCCGCCCAGCATCCTGAGTACGTCCACAAGCAGTTGGCTGACTTCAAGTCCAAGGCGCGCAACAACGCGATCATGGTGCCGATGGCGTCCGTTCTGTCCGACGAGGAAATGCGGAACATCGGCGCCTACCTGGCCAAGCAGTCGCTCAAGCCGGCCACTGCCAAGAACAAGGACACCATCGAAGCCGGCCAGAAGATCTACCGTGGCGGCATCGCGGCCAAGGGCGTGCCCGCCTGTGCTGCCTGCCACGGCCCCACCGGCGCCGGCATCCCGGCCCAGTACCCGCGTATCGCCGGCCAGTGGTCGGAATATACCGAGGCACAACTGGTGGCGTTCCGCCAGGGCACCCGCAAGAACAACCCGGTCATGACGACTATCGCCGCCAAGATGTCGGATGCCGAGATCAAGGCGGTGGCGGACTACGTCGCCGGGGTCCGCTAA
- a CDS encoding GTP-binding protein YsxC (K03978: engB; GTP-binding protein) — protein MSLLHQARFFITVNHLRDLPATAVPEVAFAGRSNAGKSTAINILCNQKRLAFSSRTPGRTQHINYFSVAPVKAPDPLAFLVDLPGYGYAEVSGSAKYHWQGLLSDYVQSRPQLSGLILMMDARRPFTDLDCQMVEWFLPTGRPIHVLLTKADKLTNSDNAKALRETRKMLQGYAEQLETPVPLTAQLFSSLKRRGIEEAQGVIAGWLNLPEAQKAAEKGAEKGAQKAAQQGEASAPSEKPEPPAADPAA, from the coding sequence ATGTCCCTCCTTCACCAGGCCCGCTTTTTCATCACCGTCAATCACCTGCGCGACCTGCCTGCCACGGCCGTGCCGGAGGTGGCGTTCGCCGGCCGCTCCAACGCCGGCAAGTCCACTGCCATCAACATCCTGTGCAATCAGAAAAGGCTGGCGTTCTCGTCGCGCACGCCCGGGCGCACGCAGCACATCAACTACTTTTCGGTGGCGCCGGTGAAGGCGCCCGATCCGCTCGCCTTCCTGGTTGACCTGCCCGGCTACGGCTATGCGGAAGTGTCAGGCTCGGCCAAGTACCACTGGCAGGGCCTGCTGAGCGACTACGTGCAGAGCCGGCCGCAGTTGTCGGGCCTGATCCTGATGATGGATGCGCGCCGCCCGTTCACCGATCTCGATTGCCAGATGGTGGAGTGGTTCCTGCCGACGGGACGGCCTATCCATGTGCTGCTGACCAAGGCCGACAAGCTGACCAACAGCGACAACGCCAAGGCGCTGCGCGAGACGCGCAAGATGCTGCAAGGCTATGCGGAGCAACTGGAAACGCCGGTGCCGCTGACGGCGCAGCTGTTCTCCAGCCTGAAGCGACGCGGCATCGAAGAAGCTCAGGGTGTGATCGCGGGTTGGCTGAACCTGCCGGAAGCGCAGAAGGCCGCGGAGAAGGGAGCGGAGAAAGGCGCGCAGAAGGCTGCACAGCAGGGCGAAGCTTCCGCACCATCCGAAAAGCCCGAGCCGCCCGCCGCTGATCCCGCGGCGTGA
- a CDS encoding delta-aminolevulinic acid dehydratase (catalyzes the formation of porphobilinogen from 5-aminolevulinate~K01698: hemB, ALAD; porphobilinogen synthase [EC:4.2.1.24]): MSTFPEYRPRRMRRDDFSRRMMREHRLSPDNLIYPVFILDGENQRQSVASMPGVERVSVDLLMPVAEDCVKLGIPVIALFPVIDPSLKTPDGIEATNPEGLVPRAVRALKDRFPELGVLCDVALDPYTSHGQDGVLDDNGYVINDVTVEILVRQALSQADAGVDIVAPSDMMDGRIGAVRTALEDNGHIHTRIMAYSAKYASAFYGPFRDAVGSAASLGKGNKMTYQMDPANTDEALREVAQDILEGADMVMVKPGMPYLDIVRRVKDEFRFPTYVYQVSGEYAMLKAAAQNGWLDHDKVMMESLLAFRRAGADGILTYFARDAARLLTA, encoded by the coding sequence ATGTCCACCTTCCCCGAGTACCGCCCCCGCCGCATGCGCCGCGACGATTTCTCCCGCCGCATGATGCGCGAGCATCGCCTGTCACCGGACAACCTGATCTACCCGGTGTTTATCCTCGACGGCGAGAACCAGCGCCAGTCGGTGGCGTCAATGCCGGGCGTCGAGCGCGTATCCGTCGATTTGCTGATGCCGGTGGCGGAAGACTGCGTGAAGCTCGGCATCCCCGTGATCGCGCTGTTCCCCGTGATCGACCCGTCGCTGAAGACGCCGGACGGCATCGAGGCGACCAATCCCGAAGGGCTGGTGCCGCGCGCCGTGCGCGCGCTGAAGGACCGCTTCCCTGAACTCGGCGTGCTGTGCGACGTGGCGCTCGACCCGTACACCAGCCACGGTCAGGATGGCGTGCTGGACGACAACGGTTACGTCATCAACGACGTGACAGTCGAGATCCTGGTGCGCCAGGCGCTCTCCCAGGCCGACGCCGGCGTGGATATCGTGGCGCCGTCGGACATGATGGACGGCCGCATCGGCGCGGTGCGCACGGCGCTGGAAGACAACGGCCACATCCATACGCGCATCATGGCGTACTCGGCCAAGTACGCATCGGCGTTCTACGGTCCCTTCCGCGACGCGGTGGGCTCGGCCGCCAGCCTGGGCAAGGGCAACAAGATGACCTACCAGATGGACCCGGCCAACACCGACGAGGCCCTGCGCGAAGTGGCGCAGGACATCCTGGAAGGCGCCGACATGGTGATGGTCAAGCCTGGCATGCCATACCTGGATATCGTGCGCCGCGTGAAGGACGAGTTCCGCTTCCCAACCTACGTGTATCAGGTGAGCGGCGAGTACGCGATGCTGAAAGCCGCCGCGCAGAACGGCTGGCTCGACCACGACAAGGTCATGATGGAATCGCTGCTGGCCTTCCGCCGTGCCGGTGCCGACGGCATCCTGACCTATTTCGCGCGCGACGCCGCGCGCCTGCTGACGGCCTGA
- a CDS encoding magnesium transporter — protein MELLGFSASQVHRLASLTEAASFLGGNAASLFVWADFSTEEVTAAPDAWRESVRQLAGAPILDLHLADATNAAHPSYFDTTIAYDMVIFRKLTFETSRAIAEAEPQEAAPAGGPKSKADGAPRPRRHPPGFLPALARIDTQPVTFFVFDTVLVTVRSGPSRTVDQVRQRLLELCQAPRPQAAPARGNGQPLLHGVRPPSRPEDLMLRLLNAMVDRYLELRAPLTRQLDRWQRALLNSRRSFSSWEGLLDARIQLRKLEHLSEEQRDALQEFRDSLLDNRYSSDQPGAPANAPGRDEVLLVRINDVMEHIQRVLAHARRLEDSIESAVQIHFSAVAHRTNRTMRTLTLITALFMPLTLITGIFGMNFDRMPWLREPQGFWWSIGLMGAVAVVLAALWGLGRQIER, from the coding sequence ATGGAACTGCTCGGCTTCTCGGCCAGCCAGGTACATCGGCTCGCCTCGCTCACCGAGGCGGCCAGCTTCCTCGGCGGCAATGCCGCCTCGCTCTTCGTCTGGGCGGATTTCTCCACCGAGGAAGTCACCGCCGCCCCCGATGCCTGGCGCGAGAGCGTGCGGCAGCTTGCCGGCGCACCGATCCTGGACCTGCACCTGGCCGACGCCACCAATGCTGCGCATCCGTCGTATTTCGACACGACCATTGCGTATGACATGGTGATCTTCCGCAAACTCACCTTCGAGACCAGCCGCGCGATCGCTGAGGCGGAGCCGCAGGAGGCTGCGCCCGCGGGCGGCCCCAAGTCAAAGGCTGACGGCGCGCCGCGGCCCAGGCGTCATCCGCCCGGCTTCCTGCCCGCGCTCGCCAGGATCGACACCCAGCCGGTCACGTTCTTCGTCTTCGACACGGTGCTGGTGACGGTGCGCTCCGGGCCCTCGCGCACCGTCGACCAAGTGCGCCAGCGCCTGCTCGAGCTGTGCCAGGCGCCGCGCCCGCAGGCCGCGCCCGCGCGCGGTAACGGCCAGCCGCTGTTGCACGGCGTGCGCCCGCCGAGCCGGCCCGAGGACCTGATGCTGCGCCTGCTCAATGCGATGGTCGACCGCTACCTGGAGCTGCGCGCGCCACTGACGCGCCAGCTCGACCGCTGGCAGCGTGCGCTGCTCAATTCGCGCCGCAGCTTTTCCAGTTGGGAAGGATTGCTGGATGCCCGCATCCAGCTGCGCAAGCTCGAGCACCTGAGCGAGGAGCAGCGCGATGCGCTGCAGGAATTCCGCGACAGCCTGCTCGACAACCGCTACAGCAGCGACCAGCCAGGCGCGCCGGCCAATGCGCCGGGGCGCGACGAAGTACTGCTGGTGCGCATCAACGACGTGATGGAGCATATCCAGCGCGTGCTGGCGCATGCCAGGCGGCTGGAGGATTCGATCGAGTCGGCGGTGCAGATCCACTTCTCGGCGGTGGCACACCGGACCAACCGCACCATGCGCACGCTGACGCTGATCACGGCGCTGTTCATGCCGCTGACGCTGATCACCGGCATCTTCGGCATGAACTTCGACCGCATGCCGTGGCTGCGCGAGCCGCAAGGGTTCTGGTGGTCGATCGGCCTGATGGGAGCAGTGGCGGTGGTGCTGGCCGCGCTGTGGGGGCTGGGGCGGCAGATCGAGCGCTAG
- a CDS encoding thiol:disulfide interchange protein (K04084: dsbD; thiol:disulfide interchange protein DsbD [EC:1.8.1.8]): MNIGLALPERAGGRNWARHIAAALLVALAWLCLAGTAHAATEDDFLPPEQAFRFAASQLDDKTVEVRFEVAPGYYMYRERFAFAAQPASVKLGTPAYPHGKVKFDDTFGKEMETYRDSVVIRVPVESAPADGKWSLTVTSQGCADKGLCYPPMESVYKVGGGGLSDLFGKRRSSDAPTVAPAPAPATPAAPAGLRADDSDRIAGALASRNLGVIAALFFGLGLLLTFTPCVLPMVPILSSIVVGEHVTRGRALLVSLAYVLGMAVVYTAVGVAAGLLGEGLSAALQTPWVLGVFAALMVALSLSMFGLYELQLPQRWQTRLTESSNRRQGGQVAGAAAMGAISALIVGPCVTAPLAGALAYIAQTRDAVIGGAALFAMAIGMGVPLVLVGVGAGNLLPRAGRWMEVTKRFFGFLLLGVALWMLGPVLPAWATMLLLAALLLVAAVFLGAFDGLGPEPRNLARVGKGVGVLFAITAAIVLIGVASGGRDALQPLSHLSVARSGAEAGGGAQAVRFERVRSVAELDARVAQAAAAGKPVLLDFYADWCVSCKEMERLTFVDPRVRARLSEIVLLQADVTANNADDKALLKRFGLFGPPGIILFGADGRERPVRVIGYQSANRFLESLERAFGTRTST; the protein is encoded by the coding sequence ATGAACATCGGTTTGGCACTTCCGGAGCGAGCAGGCGGTCGGAACTGGGCGCGGCATATTGCCGCAGCCTTGCTGGTGGCATTGGCCTGGTTGTGCCTGGCAGGTACGGCGCATGCCGCCACGGAAGACGACTTCCTGCCGCCGGAGCAGGCCTTCCGCTTCGCCGCAAGCCAGCTCGACGACAAGACCGTGGAGGTGCGCTTCGAGGTCGCGCCCGGCTACTACATGTACCGCGAGCGCTTCGCCTTCGCCGCGCAACCTGCCAGTGTGAAGCTGGGCACGCCGGCCTACCCGCACGGCAAGGTCAAGTTCGACGACACCTTCGGCAAGGAGATGGAGACGTACCGCGACAGCGTCGTCATCCGCGTGCCGGTCGAATCTGCCCCGGCCGACGGCAAGTGGTCGCTGACGGTCACCTCGCAGGGCTGCGCCGACAAGGGCCTGTGCTACCCGCCGATGGAGAGCGTGTACAAGGTCGGCGGCGGTGGCCTGTCCGACCTGTTCGGCAAGCGCCGCAGCTCCGATGCGCCCACGGTCGCGCCGGCTCCGGCGCCTGCCACGCCAGCCGCACCGGCGGGGCTGCGCGCCGACGACAGCGACCGCATCGCTGGTGCGCTGGCGAGCCGCAACCTGGGCGTGATCGCGGCGCTTTTCTTCGGCCTGGGCCTGTTGCTGACCTTCACGCCATGCGTGCTGCCGATGGTGCCGATCCTGTCGTCGATCGTGGTGGGCGAGCACGTCACCCGCGGTCGCGCGCTATTGGTGTCGCTGGCCTACGTGCTGGGCATGGCCGTGGTCTACACCGCCGTCGGCGTGGCCGCCGGGCTGCTCGGTGAGGGCCTGTCGGCCGCGCTGCAGACGCCCTGGGTGCTGGGCGTGTTTGCGGCGCTGATGGTGGCGCTGTCGCTGTCGATGTTCGGGCTGTATGAGCTGCAACTGCCGCAGCGCTGGCAGACCCGGCTGACCGAATCCTCCAACCGCCGCCAGGGCGGCCAGGTGGCGGGTGCGGCGGCGATGGGTGCGATCTCGGCGCTGATCGTCGGGCCATGCGTCACGGCGCCGCTGGCGGGGGCGCTGGCGTATATCGCGCAGACTCGCGATGCCGTGATCGGCGGCGCGGCGCTGTTCGCGATGGCGATCGGCATGGGCGTGCCACTGGTGCTGGTGGGCGTGGGCGCGGGCAACCTGCTGCCGCGCGCCGGGCGGTGGATGGAAGTGACCAAGCGCTTCTTCGGTTTCCTGCTGCTGGGCGTGGCGCTGTGGATGCTGGGGCCGGTGCTGCCGGCCTGGGCCACGATGCTGTTGCTGGCGGCGCTGCTGCTGGTGGCGGCGGTGTTCCTCGGCGCCTTCGACGGGCTGGGCCCGGAGCCGCGCAACCTGGCGCGCGTAGGCAAGGGCGTGGGCGTGTTGTTCGCGATCACCGCGGCGATCGTGCTGATCGGCGTGGCCTCGGGCGGGCGCGATGCGTTGCAGCCGCTGTCGCACCTGAGCGTGGCGCGCAGCGGCGCAGAAGCAGGGGGCGGCGCCCAGGCCGTGCGCTTCGAACGCGTGCGCAGCGTGGCCGAGCTCGACGCCCGCGTGGCGCAGGCGGCCGCGGCGGGCAAGCCCGTGCTGCTCGATTTCTATGCCGACTGGTGTGTCAGCTGCAAGGAGATGGAGCGCCTCACCTTCGTCGATCCGCGCGTGCGCGCGCGGCTGTCGGAGATCGTGCTGCTGCAGGCCGACGTGACCGCCAACAATGCCGACGACAAGGCGCTGCTCAAGCGCTTCGGCCTGTTCGGGCCGCCCGGCATCATCCTGTTTGGCGCGGACGGCCGCGAGCGGCCCGTGCGCGTGATCGGCTACCAGTCGGCCAACCGCTTCCTGGAAAGCCTGGAACGGGCGTTCGGCACGCGCACCAGTACCTGA
- a CDS encoding divalent ion tolerance protein CutA (copper binding protein required for copper tolerance; involved in resistance toward heavy metals~K03926: cutA; periplasmic divalent cation tolerance protein) encodes MQSHTDPAEVIVVITNTPDAETAAHLSQAVLQARAAACVNRLAPVESEYWWQGNLERAQEWPLLIKTTRARYAALEAVIRQHHPYDVPEIIAWPVVAGFAPYLEWVRSETDSAGQPAK; translated from the coding sequence ATGCAAAGCCATACCGACCCGGCCGAGGTGATCGTGGTGATCACCAATACTCCCGATGCAGAGACCGCGGCACACCTGTCCCAGGCCGTGCTGCAAGCCCGCGCAGCGGCCTGCGTGAACCGACTGGCGCCGGTGGAATCCGAGTATTGGTGGCAGGGCAACCTGGAGCGCGCGCAGGAGTGGCCGCTGCTGATCAAGACCACGCGCGCACGCTACGCTGCACTGGAGGCCGTGATCCGGCAACATCACCCCTACGACGTGCCGGAAATCATCGCCTGGCCCGTTGTGGCGGGTTTCGCGCCGTACCTGGAGTGGGTCCGGAGCGAGACAGATAGCGCCGGCCAGCCGGCGAAATAG
- a CDS encoding 50S ribosomal protein L17 (K02879: RP-L17, MRPL17, rplQ; large subunit ribosomal protein L17) has translation MRHRHGLRKLNRTSSHRLAMLRNMSNSLFQHELIKTTVPKAKELRKVVEPLITLAKKDTVANRRLAFARLRDRDMVTKLFTELGPRYATRPGGYTRILKFGFRQGDNAPMALVELVDRPEITEAPAEEAAE, from the coding sequence ATGCGTCACCGTCATGGTCTGCGGAAACTGAACCGCACCTCGTCGCACCGTCTCGCGATGCTGCGCAACATGTCCAACTCGCTGTTCCAGCACGAGCTGATCAAGACCACCGTGCCCAAGGCCAAGGAACTGCGCAAGGTCGTCGAGCCGCTGATCACGCTGGCCAAGAAGGACACCGTTGCCAACCGCCGCCTGGCTTTCGCCCGTCTGCGCGACCGCGACATGGTCACCAAGCTGTTCACCGAACTGGGCCCGCGCTACGCCACCCGTCCGGGCGGCTACACCCGCATCCTGAAGTTCGGTTTCCGTCAGGGCGACAACGCGCCGATGGCGCTGGTCGAACTGGTGGATCGTCCGGAAATCACCGAAGCCCCGGCCGAAGAAGCCGCGGAGTAA
- a CDS encoding DNA-directed RNA polymerase subunit alpha (catalyzes the transcription of DNA into RNA using the four ribonucleoside triphosphates as substrates. Dimerization of the alpha subunit is the first step in the sequential assembly of subunits to form the holoenzyme~K03040: rpoA; DNA-directed RNA polymerase subunit alpha [EC:2.7.7.6]), whose amino-acid sequence MQTALLKPKIIAVEPLGDHHAKVVMEPFERGYGHTLGNALRRVLLSSMVGYAPTEVTIAGVVHEYSTIDGVQEDVVNLLLNLKGVVFKLHNRDEVTVSLRKDGEGVVTAADIELPHDVEIINPNHVIAHLSAGGKLDMQIKVEQGRGYVPGNVRKFGDESGKVIGRIVLDASFSPVRRVSYAVESARVEQRTDLDKLVMNIETDGVISPEEAIRQSARILVDQLSVFAALEGTESAAEAASSRTPQIDPILLRPVDDLELTVRSANCLKAENIYYIGDLIQRTENELLKTPNLGRKSLNEIKEVLASRGLTLGMKLENWPPAGLEK is encoded by the coding sequence ATGCAAACAGCACTCCTCAAGCCAAAAATCATCGCCGTCGAGCCTCTGGGCGACCATCACGCCAAAGTCGTGATGGAGCCGTTCGAGCGCGGCTACGGCCATACGCTCGGTAACGCCCTGCGTCGCGTGCTGCTGTCGTCGATGGTCGGTTATGCGCCGACCGAAGTCACGATCGCTGGGGTGGTCCACGAGTATTCCACCATCGACGGCGTGCAGGAAGACGTCGTCAACCTGCTGCTCAACCTGAAGGGCGTGGTGTTCAAGCTGCACAACCGCGACGAAGTCACGGTGTCGCTGCGCAAGGATGGCGAAGGCGTGGTCACGGCTGCCGATATCGAGCTGCCGCACGACGTCGAGATCATCAACCCGAACCACGTGATCGCCCATCTGTCCGCCGGCGGCAAGCTGGACATGCAGATCAAGGTCGAGCAGGGCCGCGGCTATGTGCCGGGCAACGTGCGCAAGTTCGGCGACGAGTCGGGCAAGGTCATCGGCCGCATCGTGCTGGACGCCTCGTTCTCGCCGGTGCGCCGCGTGTCGTACGCGGTTGAATCCGCTCGCGTGGAACAGCGTACCGACCTGGACAAGCTGGTGATGAACATCGAAACCGACGGCGTGATCTCGCCCGAGGAAGCGATCCGCCAGTCGGCCCGCATCCTGGTCGACCAGCTGTCCGTGTTCGCCGCGCTGGAAGGCACCGAGTCGGCAGCGGAAGCTGCTTCGAGCCGCACGCCGCAGATCGACCCGATCCTGCTGCGCCCGGTCGACGACCTGGAACTGACGGTGCGTTCGGCCAACTGCCTGAAGGCCGAGAACATCTACTACATCGGCGACCTGATCCAGCGTACCGAGAACGAACTGCTCAAGACCCCGAACCTGGGTCGCAAGTCGCTCAACGAGATCAAGGAAGTCCTCGCCTCGCGTGGCCTGACCCTCGGCATGAAGCTCGAGAACTGGCCGCCCGCAGGTCTGGAGAAGTAA
- a CDS encoding 30S ribosomal protein S4 (K02986: RP-S4, rpsD; small subunit ribosomal protein S4): protein MARYTGPKAKLSRREGTDLFLKSARRSLADKCKLDSKPGQHGRTSGARTSDYGNQLREKQKVKRIYGVLERQFRRYFAEADRRKGNTGENLLQLLESRLDNVVYRMGFGSTRAEARQLVSHKAILVNGQTLNVPSAQIKSGDTITIREQSKKQVRIAEALSLAEQSGFPTWVAVDAKKFEGTFKQAPDRADIAGDINESLIVELYSR, encoded by the coding sequence GTGGCACGTTATACCGGCCCGAAGGCCAAACTTTCCCGCCGTGAAGGCACCGACCTGTTCCTGAAGAGCGCCCGCCGTTCGCTCGCCGACAAGTGCAAGCTGGACAGCAAGCCCGGCCAGCACGGCCGTACCTCGGGTGCCCGCACTTCCGACTACGGCAACCAGCTGCGTGAAAAGCAGAAGGTCAAGCGCATCTACGGTGTGCTCGAGCGCCAGTTCCGTCGCTACTTCGCCGAAGCCGACCGCCGCAAGGGCAACACCGGCGAGAACCTGCTGCAACTGCTGGAATCGCGCCTGGACAACGTGGTGTACCGCATGGGCTTCGGCTCGACCCGCGCTGAAGCGCGCCAGCTGGTGTCGCACAAGGCGATCCTGGTGAACGGCCAGACCCTGAACGTGCCGTCGGCCCAGATCAAGTCGGGCGACACCATCACCATCCGCGAGCAGTCGAAGAAGCAAGTCCGTATCGCCGAAGCGCTGTCGCTGGCCGAGCAGTCGGGCTTCCCGACCTGGGTCGCTGTGGATGCCAAGAAGTTCGAAGGCACCTTCAAGCAAGCGCCGGATCGTGCCGATATCGCTGGTGACATCAACGAAAGCCTGATCGTCGAACTGTACTCGCGTTAA
- a CDS encoding 30S ribosomal protein S11 (K02948: RP-S11, MRPS11, rpsK; small subunit ribosomal protein S11) translates to MAKGPNNAARARKKVKKNVADGIAHVHASFNNTIITITDRQGNALSWATAGGQGFKGSRKSTPFAAQVAAENAGRVAQDQGIKNLEVRIKGPGPGRESAVRALNALGIKIAIIEDVTPIPHNGCRPPKRRRI, encoded by the coding sequence ATGGCAAAAGGTCCGAATAACGCCGCACGCGCGCGTAAAAAGGTCAAGAAGAACGTTGCCGACGGCATTGCGCACGTCCACGCCTCGTTCAACAACACCATCATCACGATCACCGACCGCCAGGGCAACGCCCTGTCGTGGGCGACCGCCGGTGGCCAGGGCTTCAAGGGTTCGCGCAAGTCGACCCCGTTCGCTGCCCAGGTTGCTGCCGAGAACGCCGGCCGTGTGGCGCAAGACCAGGGTATCAAGAACCTGGAAGTGCGCATCAAGGGCCCGGGCCCGGGTCGTGAATCGGCTGTCCGCGCGCTGAACGCGCTGGGCATCAAGATCGCGATCATCGAAGACGTCACGCCGATTCCGCACAACGGCTGCCGTCCGCCGAAGCGCCGCCGCATCTAA
- a CDS encoding 30S ribosomal protein S13 (K02952: RP-S13, rpsM; small subunit ribosomal protein S13), whose amino-acid sequence MARIAGVNIPNHKHTEIGLTAIYGVGRSRARKICEATGVPFDKKVKDLTDADLEKLRDEVGKVTVEGDLRRETTMNIKRLMDLGCYRGMRHRKGLPMRGQRTRTNARTRKGPRKAGVALKK is encoded by the coding sequence ATGGCACGTATCGCAGGGGTTAACATCCCGAACCACAAGCACACCGAAATCGGCCTGACGGCCATTTATGGTGTCGGCCGCTCGCGCGCTCGCAAGATTTGCGAGGCCACCGGTGTACCGTTTGACAAGAAGGTCAAGGATCTGACCGACGCCGACCTGGAAAAGCTTCGTGACGAAGTGGGCAAGGTCACGGTCGAGGGTGACCTGCGTCGTGAAACCACGATGAACATCAAGCGTCTGATGGACCTTGGTTGCTATCGTGGCATGCGTCACCGCAAGGGCCTGCCCATGCGCGGCCAGCGTACCCGGACCAACGCCCGCACCCGCAAGGGTCCGCGCAAGGCCGGCGTGGCTCTGAAGAAGTAA
- a CDS encoding 50S ribosomal protein L36 (K02919: RP-L36, MRPL36, rpmJ; large subunit ribosomal protein L36) — protein MKVLASVKRICRNCKIIKRNGVVRVICSSDPRHKQRQG, from the coding sequence ATGAAAGTGCTGGCTTCTGTTAAGCGCATTTGCCGCAACTGCAAAATCATCAAGCGCAACGGTGTCGTGCGCGTGATCTGCTCGTCGGATCCCCGCCACAAGCAACGCCAAGGCTAA
- a CDS encoding translation initiation factor IF-1 (K02518: infA; translation initiation factor IF-1), whose translation MAKDDVIQMQGEVLENLPNATFRVKLENGHVVLGHISGKMRMNYIRILPGDKVTVELTPYDLSRARIVFRTK comes from the coding sequence ATGGCAAAAGACGACGTCATCCAGATGCAGGGGGAGGTCCTGGAAAACCTTCCCAATGCGACGTTCCGGGTCAAGCTGGAAAATGGCCATGTAGTACTGGGCCATATCTCCGGCAAGATGCGAATGAACTACATCCGGATTCTTCCGGGTGACAAGGTGACGGTCGAGCTGACCCCATATGATCTGTCGCGCGCACGAATCGTCTTCCGGACGAAGTGA